A window of the Gossypium hirsutum isolate 1008001.06 chromosome A05, Gossypium_hirsutum_v2.1, whole genome shotgun sequence genome harbors these coding sequences:
- the LOC107960629 gene encoding uncharacterized protein, whose amino-acid sequence MPINYQTGSGSNPGDNPINPIIPDLDNVAKDERVRAGLSKELEDRCKWLEKKFKVMESADYHYGIDAKDLSLVLDLVLPPKFKTPDFEKYNETSYPEAHITMFCRRMAGYVHNDQLLIHCFHDSLVRFAAKWYNQLSCTKIHSWKDLVQAFIKQYDHVIDIAPDRITLQNMKKKQNESFRQYVQRWREVATQVQPPLLKKEMTMLFINILRAPFINHMMGGSTKSFLDIVMSREMIENTIRCQKIEMGKSAKKSAPRRKKRGEQHERVQ is encoded by the coding sequence ATGCCAATCAACTATCAAACAGGCTCAGGCTCTAATCCAGGGGATAACCCTATTAATCCTATAATCCCTGATCTGGATAACGTGGCAAAAGACGAGAGAGTGAGAGCGGGGCTCTCGAAAGAATTAGAAGACCGATGTAAGTGGTTAGAGAAAAAGTTCAAAGTGATGGAAAGTGCTGACTATCACTATGGGATCGACGCTAAAGATTTGAGCTTGGTTCTAGACTTAGTCCTTCCCCCTAAGTTCAAAACCCCAGACTTTGAAAAATACAATGAAACTAGCTATCCAGAggctcacatcaccatgttctgtCGTAGAATGGCAGGGTACGTTCacaatgatcaactgttgatccATTGCTTCCATGACAGTTTGGTCAGGTTCGcggccaaatggtacaatcaactaAGCTGTACTAAAATCCATTCATGGAAAGACTTGGTACAAGCTTTTATTAAGCAATACGACCACGTGATAGACATAGCACCTGACCGAATCACGTTACAAAACAtgaagaagaaacaaaatgagaGCTTCAGACAGTACgtccaaagatggagagaggtggcgACGCAGGTCCAACCACCTCTCCTGAAGAAAGAAATGACCATGCTTTTTATCAATATTCTAAGGGCTCCATTCATAAACCATATGATGGGAGGCTCTACTAAGAGCTTCTTAGACATAGTAATGTCTAGAGAAATGATAGAAAACACAATAAGATGCCAGAAGATTGAAATGGGGAAAAGTGCTAAGAAATCAGCCCCGAGAAGGAAAAAACGAGGTGAACAACACGAGCGTGTACAATAA